ctgagctgagatggatctgaactgagctgagatggatctgaactgagctgagatggatctgaactgagctgagatgAAACTGAACTGAGCTGATATGgatctgaactgagctgagatggatctgaactgagctgagatggatctgaactgagctgagatggatctgaactgagctgagatggatttgaactgagctgagatggatctgaactgagctgagatggatctgaactgagctgagatggatctgaactgagctgagatcgatctgaactgagctgagatgaatctgaactgagctgagatgAATCTGAACAGAATTGAGCTGAGtcgaattattatatacttcctgaagtctgagggtgcttcgcctgtctcatacatcttgctcaccagatggtagagttttgtcaggactggctcgcccaaggctgtcagtagttctaatggaatgttgtctactcccggggccttgttttggctcaggtctttcagtgctctgtaaaactcttcacgcagtatcgtatctcccatttcatcttcatctgcattctcttccattcctataatattgtcctcaagtacatcgcccttgtatataccttctatatactccttccaacattctgctttcccttctttggttaggactgggtttccatctgagctcttgatattcatacaagtggttctcttttctcctaaggtctctttaattttcctgtaggcagtatctatcttaccactagtgaaacaagcctctacatccttacacttgtcctctagccattcctgcttagcagttttgtcgctctcatttttgagacgtttgcattcctttttgcctgcttcatttacttcatttttatattttctcctttcatcaattaaattcaataattcttctgttacccaaggatttctaacagccctcgtctttttacctaattgaccctctgctgccttcacaacttcatccctcagagctacccattcttcttctactgtatttctttcccccattcctgtcaattgttcccttatgctctccctgaaactctctgcaacgtctggtttagtcggtttatgcaggtcccatctccttaaattcccacctttctgcagtttcttcagttttaatctacaattcataaccaatagattgttttcagtgtccacatctgccgaggtaaatgtcttacaatttaaaacctggttcctaaatctctgtcctaccattatgtaatctatctgataccttttattatctccagggttcttccatgtatacaaccttctttcatgattcttgaaccaagagttagctatgattaatttatgctctgtgcaaaattcaaccagatggcttcctctttcatatcttaccaCCAACCCgtattcacctactgtttccttc
Above is a window of Schistocerca cancellata isolate TAMUIC-IGC-003103 chromosome 11, iqSchCanc2.1, whole genome shotgun sequence DNA encoding:
- the LOC126108260 gene encoding protein SON-like, encoding MLDGLQPLLRRRVCDAFDSSQLSSDSSQLSSDRSQLSSDPSQLSSDPSQLSSDPSQLSSNPSQLSSDPSQLSSDPSQLSSDPSQLSSDPYQLSSVSSQLSSDPSQLSSDPSQLSSDPSQLSSDPSQLSSDPSQLSSDSSQLSSDSSQLSSDPSQLSSEIYSFSFPKFKRFPAS